A single window of Drosophila suzukii chromosome 3, CBGP_Dsuzu_IsoJpt1.0, whole genome shotgun sequence DNA harbors:
- the Prdm13 gene encoding uncharacterized protein Prdm13, which translates to MHTTAQLDSLEQKRSASLIFRIEQLLPSTSISPSTMTTSSTETTLTATTSAASPAAKRMRMSNPRPGVYTTQYTPKDTCSIAIPTSALLGSTATPTDGGRSHCQLSNGELIVSASLLRQIKLSEDVYSFNAIFELQGGQVRVRLVRDVAREDEIVAWFGEELVLLMGIPFLTPLNIQGNSRYTCHLCHLTFETPHPLKIHLALGCGRSAMHILWMRLHYALKAAARSHTATQHSPIPATSSTSSASPTHSPPPQMPPRFSAFRPIAGLAQSLPLTTTTTTPGTLSYLPSISMATAPLSTHPMNAAAQIEAIVSNMGASKQGHLCIYCGKVYSRKYGLKIHIRTHTGFKPLKCKFCLRPFGDPSNLNKHVRLHLQTHPSSSSGGAESGAGGAGSDVDIEGETESGYQCDTCHKSFPRRRDLQRHMETRHGGSHSHSHSQSRSSSTTSTTTMTTTVTTSSSKSS; encoded by the exons ATGCACACGACAGCTCAACTGGATAGTCTGGAGCAGAAGCGCTCGGCCAGCCTGATCTTCCGGATCGAGCAGCTGCTGCCCAGCACCAGCATCTCGCCCAGCACCATGACCACTTCATCAACGGAAACCACACTCACAGCCACTACGAGTGCAGCCAGTCCAGCAGCTaagaggatgaggatgagcaATCCCCGACCAGGAGTCTACACCACACAATACACGCCCAAGGATACCTGCTCCATTGCCATTCCCACGTCGGCTCTCCTGGGATCTACGGCCACCCCCACCGACGGAGGACGCTCCCATTGCCAACTGTCCAACGGCGAACTGATCGTATCCGCCTCCCTGCTGCGGCAGATCAAGCTGTCCGAGGATGTATATAGCTTCAATGCCATCTTTGAGCTGCAAGGCGGTCAGGTGCGGGTCCGTTTGGTCAGGGATGTGGCCCGGGAGGACGAGATCGTGGCCTGGTTCGGCGAAGAACTGGTGCTCCTCATGGGCATTCCCTTCCTGACGCCCTTAAATATTCAAG GAAACAGTCGCTACACGTGCCACCTGTGCCACTTGACCTTCGAGACTCCTCACCCACTGAAGATCCACTTGGCTCTGGGTTGCGGACGCAGTGCCATGCACATCCTATGGATGCGACTGCACTACGCTCTGAAGGCAGCCGCCCGAAGTCACACAGCCACCCAGCATTCACCCATTCCGGCCACTTCGTCCACCTCCTCGGCCTCGCCCACCCACTCGCCACCGCCTCAGATGCCACCCCGCTTCTCCGCCTTCCGCCCGATTGCAGGCCTTGCACAGAGTTTGCCCTTGACGACGACAACTACGACTCCGGGAACTCTATCCTATCTGCCCTCCATTTCAATGGCCACCGCCCCGTTATCCACCCATCCCATGAATGCTGCCGCCCAAATCGAGGCCATAGTAAGCAATATGGGTGCCTCCAAGCAGGGTCATCTGTGCATCTATTGCGGCAAGGTGTACTCCCGGAAGTACGGACTGAAGATCCATATACGAACCCACACCGGCTTCAAACCGCTGAAGTGCAAGTTCTGCCTGAGACCATTCGGTGATCCGAGCAATCTCAACAAGCATGTGAGGCTGCATCTCCAGACGCATCCGAGTAGTTCCTCGGGAGGAGCAGAAAGTGGAGCAGGTGGTGCGGGCAGCGATGTGGACATAGAGGGGGAAACGGAATCCGGCTACCAGTGCGACACCTGCCACAAGTCATTCCCTCGACGAAGGGACCTGCAGCGACACATGGAGACGCGGCATGGTGgatcccattcccattcccattctcAATCCCGATccagcagcaccaccagcaCAACCACAATGACCACAACGGTGACCACATCCTCTTCGAAGTCCAGCTAA
- the Cpr65Az gene encoding pupal cuticle protein 20 translates to MRLTTVFSVICIAFGSVWAQPAGYPSARPPPATYLPAKPPAPPPRPPPPPPSSYGPPKNGNGKPPPPPPKPNNSYGPPPKNGNGKPPPRNEYLPPGNGNGGSSGGGGGGGGGGGEDIPIIKLESKVNTDGSYKYEYETGNGIKAEEMGYLKNAGVKGAEAQTAEGSFSYTSPEGQEISLTYIADENGFQPQGDHLPTPPPIPIEIQEALDKLAAGGGCHGCDDNETGGNDDGGGGGYVYRRK, encoded by the exons ATGAGGCTGACCACTGTGTTTTCTGTGATTTGTATCGCTTTCGGCAGCGTTTGGGCCCAACCGGCGGGTTATCCGAGTGCCCGTCCTCCTCCGGCCACCTATCTGCCTGCCAAGCCACCAGCTCCACCACCACGTCCTCCTCCACCACCGCCCAGTAGCTACGGTCCCCCCAAGAACGGCAATGGGAAGCCACCACCTCCACCGCCGAAACCCAATAACAGCTACGGACCACCTCCCAAAAATGGCAATGGAAAGCCTCCACCCAGGAATGAGTACTTGCCTCcaggaaatggaaatggaggtTCCTCGGGAGGCGGaggaggtggaggaggaggaggtggagaGGATATACCCATCATCAAGTTGGAGTCCAAAGTCAACACAGACGGTTCTTATAAG TACGAATACGAGACCGGAAATGGAATAAAGGCCGAGGAAATGGGCTACCTGAAGAACGCCGGAGTGAAAGGGGCGGAGGCACAGACGGCGGAGGGGTCCTTCTCTTACACCAGTCCCGAGGGTCAGGAGATATCGCTGACCTACATTGCGGATGAGAACGGATTCCAGCCGCAGGGGGATCACCTGCCCACACCGCCACCCATTCCCATCGAGATTCAGGAGGCGTTGGACAAATTGGCCGCCGGCGGAGGATGCCATGGTTGCGATGACAACGAGACGGGTGGCAATGATGATGGCGGTGGAGGTGGCTATGTCTACCGAAGGAAGTAG